In the Campylobacter concisus genome, TTAATAAATTTTATTTTACAAATCTTACTAATGCTTTAGAAAATTCTTATTAATTTTCTTTCTTATTTATAAAGTCTTTTTATTGGATTTTGATAATTTTTATAAGCTATTTTTAATTTATATAGTTAGATTAATATTTGTAAGAATTTGTAGTAAATATAAATTTTAATCTTGCCCCTACAATCAGGAGCAAGAAATAACAAATTTTAGCTCTCAAGCCCTAAATTTGCTCTATACTCTTCGTATGTGCCTTTAAAATCAACCACTTCGCCACTACCTTTTAGGTGCAAAATTCTATTTGCAAATGCATCTATCAGCTCCCTGTCGTGGCTTACACAGATGACTGAGCCATTAAAGTTATAAAATGCCTCGCCAAGCGCGATGATAGCCTCGAGATCGAGGTGGTTGTTTGGCTCATCCATGACAAGCAAATTTGGTCTATGAAGCATGAGCTGAGCTAGTCTTACTCGGTGTTTTTCTCCACCACTTAGCGCGCCCACTGCCTTTTCTTGCTCAGCACCACTAAAGAGCATCCTGCCAAGGCACTTTCTAATCTCGTCGATATCCTTGTTTTTGGCATCTTGCAAGTATTCATAAAGCTTTAGCTCGCCATCTATCTTATTTACTGTATCTTGCGCAAAATATCCAAGCTCAATGGTCGCACCTATATGCACCTCGCCCGCGTCAGGCTTTATCTCGCCCATTATGATCTTACAAAGTGTGCTTTTGCCAACGCCGTTGTGGCCGATGATAGCTAGCTTGTCGCCCTTTTCGAGTTTAAAGTTAAAGTTCTCAAATATCACTTTATCATCAAATTTCTTACTTACGTTTTTAAGCTCAATTAGCTCATTGCCTATCTCGCGGTTTGCACGAAATAGAATGCTAGGATCACGCCTGCTTGAGACAGCGATCTCTGCTATGTCAAGCTTTTCAAGCTGTTTTGCACGAGAGGTCGCTTGCTTTGCCTTGCTCGCATTTGCTGAAAATCTCGCGATAAATTTCTCCAGCTCCTCTTTCTCTTTTAGCTTCTTATCACGCTCCATCTCATGCTGCTTTGCGATCAAATTTGCAGCCATATACCAGTCGTCGTAGTTGCCTGAAAACTCGCGAATTTTCTTAAAATCCACATCCAAAATATTTGTACAAACTCTATTTAAAAAGTGTCTGTCGTGGCTGATAACCACAAGCGTGCCCTCGTGGCGGTTTAGCTCGTTTTCTAGCCATGCGATCGCGTCTATATCAAGGTTGTTTGTTGGCTCGTCTAAGAACAAGATGTCTGGCTTTGGAAATAGCACTTGAGCTAGCAAAACCTTAACTTTATCTGAGTTTTCGACCTCGCTCATGAGCTTATCAAATTCATTTAACCCAAGCGAGCTTAAAATTTTTTCTATCCTAGTCTCGTACTCGTAGCTTGGGTCTTCTTCAGCACTTATCATCTCAAGCTCGCTTAAGCGCTCATTTATCTCATCTGTAAATTCCTCGCTCATATAGAGCTTTTCTTTCTCTTTAACGGCATCATATAGGCGTTTGTTGCCATAAAGCACCGCATCTTTTAGCGTGAAATTTTCAAACGCAAACTGATCTTGCCCAAGCACACCAACCTTTAGTCCATTTTCTATGATGATCTCGCCGCTAGTTGGCTCGATAGCTCCGCTTAAAATTTTTAAAAATGTCGATTTACCAGCGCCATTTGCACCGATTAGTCCGTATCTGTTGTGGCGATTTAGCTTTAAATTTACATCCTCAAATAGCAAACTGCTTGCAAATCTTTGAGTAAGTCCCCTAACTTCTAACATTATTTTTCCTTGAATTTATTTTTTGCGATTTTGCCTAAAATTTGATTAAAAAGCCATTTTGCTACTTTAGCCTAAAATGACCTGTGATCTTGTAGTTATAAAGTATATTTTCTTCTTGCACGCCAGAGCCGATATTGTGGATGACAAGCGGTATTTGGCCTTCAAATTTATCTGAGATCACACCGATGTGAGGTAAATTTTTTGGTAGCATCCATGTGACGATATCCCCTGGCAGAAATTTATTATCGCTCACCTCAAAATCTTTTCTTTTTAGATATGTAGCGATGTTTAAAACGCGCCTGTGATCGATGTTTTTATCAGCTTTTTTAAGGCCCCATTTTTTAGGATAGCTTGCGAAATTTCTACTCATATCTTCAAAAATGAGTCTTTGCAGATCCATCTCTTGATGCCGCAGCGCCCTTATCACAACATCGGTACAAACGCCCTTTTTGATATCCACGTCGCCCATTGGATAGGCGAGCCTTTCGTAGCTTGGATCGTAACTTAGTGTCACACCGATCTGCGACCTAGCATCATTTACAAATTTACTCGCCGAAAAGGCAAAAATTTGCGAGGCAAAAAGAGCTAAAAGTAGAAATTTCTTCATTTTCTACTTTAAAAGCATGGTTTTTAGGATACGTTTTCCTATCTCAACGCCTGGCTGATCGTAGGTGTTGATGCCTAGCATGATACCAGTGGCCGAGGTTAGTAGCTCGTAGTAAAAAATGAGCCAGCCAGCGTGAAACTCATCAAGCCTTTCAAGCGTGATAGTATCGACACTTATGCCCTCTTGCACCAGCGCCATAGCAGTCGCGTCGCACTGCAAATTTATAAGCTCATTTAGGCTTAGACCTGCCACAAAATCGCACTCTTCAAGCCCTTTTAGGCTCAAATTTGGGATAGTTTTGTCGCTCGCGTGATCTTTTATCTTTATAAATGTCACGCTCTTATCTTTTACGCCGTCCATGATAAGCTGCAAAAAGCTGTGCTGATCGCGGCTACCGACAAGTCCAATTGGCGTAAGTCCAACTCTTTTATAGCCTCTTTTTTTACCAAGACTCTCTGCCCAAAGCTGCACGTACCAGTCGTTAAATTCAAAAAATCTATCGCAGTAGCTAAATATGACATTTACACTGGCATTTCTGCTAGTGGCGTAGTGGTAAGCTTTAGCGACTATGGAGCTATCTTTTTGCTCGATGTATTGCTTCTTGCAAGCAAGTGCGCCATCTAGAAGTACCTTTATATCGTAGCCACAGATACCAAGAGGCACAAGACCTATTGCACTTAGCACGCTAAATCTACCGCCAACATTTTTTGGGATGTTAAAAAATTTGATGCCATTTTCTTTGGCAAAATTTTCTAAATTTGTCTCAGGATCGGTGATTATGAGGAAATTTTTGCCTAAATTTTGAGGTTTAAAGTCATCAAGCAAGCACTTAAAAATAGTGATCGTCTCGATCGTATTGCCTGATTTTGAGCTTATTACAAAAAGCGTCTCGTCAAAATTTACT is a window encoding:
- a CDS encoding glucose-6-phosphate isomerase, with the protein product MIETSFKFNFASSEVIDSYAKRINDEYESGEIGYYHLPVLGQNLLGEIEEYEKGLAHIKNVVLVGIGGSSLGVKALKSMLDGTKGIKRELLFLDNVDPCSYKSTLDGVNFDETLFVISSKSGNTIETITIFKCLLDDFKPQNLGKNFLIITDPETNLENFAKENGIKFFNIPKNVGGRFSVLSAIGLVPLGICGYDIKVLLDGALACKKQYIEQKDSSIVAKAYHYATSRNASVNVIFSYCDRFFEFNDWYVQLWAESLGKKRGYKRVGLTPIGLVGSRDQHSFLQLIMDGVKDKSVTFIKIKDHASDKTIPNLSLKGLEECDFVAGLSLNELINLQCDATAMALVQEGISVDTITLERLDEFHAGWLIFYYELLTSATGIMLGINTYDQPGVEIGKRILKTMLLK
- a CDS encoding DUF1287 domain-containing protein, whose translation is MKKFLLLALFASQIFAFSASKFVNDARSQIGVTLSYDPSYERLAYPMGDVDIKKGVCTDVVIRALRHQEMDLQRLIFEDMSRNFASYPKKWGLKKADKNIDHRRVLNIATYLKRKDFEVSDNKFLPGDIVTWMLPKNLPHIGVISDKFEGQIPLVIHNIGSGVQEENILYNYKITGHFRLK
- a CDS encoding ABC-F family ATP-binding cassette domain-containing protein, which encodes MLEVRGLTQRFASSLLFEDVNLKLNRHNRYGLIGANGAGKSTFLKILSGAIEPTSGEIIIENGLKVGVLGQDQFAFENFTLKDAVLYGNKRLYDAVKEKEKLYMSEEFTDEINERLSELEMISAEEDPSYEYETRIEKILSSLGLNEFDKLMSEVENSDKVKVLLAQVLFPKPDILFLDEPTNNLDIDAIAWLENELNRHEGTLVVISHDRHFLNRVCTNILDVDFKKIREFSGNYDDWYMAANLIAKQHEMERDKKLKEKEELEKFIARFSANASKAKQATSRAKQLEKLDIAEIAVSSRRDPSILFRANREIGNELIELKNVSKKFDDKVIFENFNFKLEKGDKLAIIGHNGVGKSTLCKIIMGEIKPDAGEVHIGATIELGYFAQDTVNKIDGELKLYEYLQDAKNKDIDEIRKCLGRMLFSGAEQEKAVGALSGGEKHRVRLAQLMLHRPNLLVMDEPNNHLDLEAIIALGEAFYNFNGSVICVSHDRELIDAFANRILHLKGSGEVVDFKGTYEEYRANLGLES